Proteins encoded in a region of the Equus asinus isolate D_3611 breed Donkey chromosome X, EquAss-T2T_v2, whole genome shotgun sequence genome:
- the ZFP92 gene encoding LOW QUALITY PROTEIN: zinc finger protein 92 homolog (The sequence of the model RefSeq protein was modified relative to this genomic sequence to represent the inferred CDS: deleted 1 base in 1 codon): protein MAAILLTARPKVPVSFEDVSVYFTKTEWKLLDLRQRILYKQVMLENYRHLVSLGFSSSKPHLVSQLERGQGPWVADVRRMGATTRMEAGDRIKSKMSISKQNHCPKELAGADLQSGNQGQAARPLEGTLEHRQKHALSPQTGSSRGDHPREKGQGSSSGEGRETVQRSDLSAGQDRVLRPQCAKGADKRYLCQQCGKCFSRSSNLIKHQIIHSSEKPYKCRECGKLFRRSFALLEHQCIHSGEKPYTCPECGKAFTRSSNLIKHQIIHSGEKPYECPECGKLFRRSFALLEHRRVHSGERPYACSECGKAFSRSSNLIEHQRTHSGRKPYACSQCPKAFKGISQLIHHQRVHSGEKPFECKECGKAFRGRSGLSQHRRVHSGERPYECSECGKAFSRRANLFKHQAVHAGAQTASLHQSNRLRAAGPGRPATGAPTAPRSPVQAAASAARVARPAEGQCSSATARKHMGEGSPRRGAIAEKGWPHRPTEDPWQSPALRTRDTSWTPGHGCPRRCRMWAAAGGPGLK, encoded by the exons ATGGCGGCCATTCTCCTGACAGCCAGACCCAAG GTGCCAGTATCTTTTGAGGACGTGTCCGTGTACTTCACCAAGACAGAATGGAAGCTTCTGGATCTCAGACAAAGGATCCTCTACAAGCAAGTGATGTTGGAGAACTACCGCCATTTGGTGTCACTGG GATTTTCATCCTCCAAGCCTCACCTGGTGTCCCAGCTGGAGAGAGGGCAGGGGCCCTGGGTAGCAGATGTCCGAAGGATGGGGGCCACCACAAGAATGGAGGCAG GTGACAGGATAAAAAGCAAGATGTCGATTTCAAAGCAGAACCATTGTCCAAAAGAACTCGCAGGGGCCGATCTTCAAAGTGGTAACCAGGGCCAGGCAGCCAGGCCGCTGGAGGGCACACTGGAGCACAGACAGAAACACGCTCTCTCTCCACAAACAGGTTCCAGCAGGGGTGATCATCCCAGGGAGAAAGGTCAAGGCAGCTCCTCAGGTGAGGGAAGAGAGACTGTGCAGAGAAGTGACCTCAGTGCTGGACAGGATCGGGTGCTAAGGCCACAGTGTGCCAAAGGGGCAGACAAGCGATACCTGTGTCAGCAGTGTGGGAAATGCTTCAGCCGGAGCTCCAACCTCATCAAGCACCAGATAATTCACAGCAGCGAGAAGCCCTACAAGTGCCGGGAGTGTGGAAAGCTCTTCCGGCGCAGCTTTGCGCTCCTGGAGCACCAGTGCATCCACAGCGGCGAGAAACCCTACACATGCCCGGAATGCGGCAAGGCCTTTACCCGCAGCTCCAACCTCATCAAGCACCAGATTATCCACAGTGGTGAGAAGCCCTATGAGTGTCCAGAGTGCGGGAAACTCTTCAGGCGCAGCTTTGCCCTCCTGGAGCACCGGCGGGTGCACAGCGGCGAGCGGCCCTACGCCTGCAGTGAGTGTGGCAAGGCCTTCAGCAGGAGCTCCAACCTCATCGAGCACCAGCGCACCCACAGCGGCCGGAAGCCCTACGCCTGCAGCCAGTGTCCCAAAGCCTTCAAGGGCATTTCCCAGCTCATTCATCACCAGCGCGTGCACAGCGGGGAGAAGCCATTTGAGTGCAAGGAGTGCGGGAAGGCCTTCCGCGGGCGCTCAGGCCTCAGCCAGCACCGGCGGGTGCACAGCGGCGAGCGGCCCTACGAGTGCAGCGAGTGCGGCAAGGCCTTCAGCAGGCGGGCCAACCTCTTCAAGCACCAGGCGGTTCAC GCGGGTGCCCAGACTGCTTCATTGCACCAGAGCAACCGCCTGCGGGCCGCGGGGCCGGGCAGGCCTGCCACAGGAGCTCCGACGGCGCCCAGGAGCCCTGTGCAGGCAGCGGCCAGCGCAGCCAGGGTGGCGAGGCCTGCAGAAGGACAGTGCAGCTCAGCCACCGCCAGAAAACACATGGGGGAAGGAAGCCCTCGGCGGGGTGCGATTGCGGAAAAGGGCTGGCCTCATAGGCCCACAGAAGACCCTTGGCAGAGCCCCGCCCTGAGGACAAGGGACACGAGCTGGACTCCAGGGCACGGCTGTCCTCGGCGCTGTCGCATGTGGGCCGCTGCGGGAGGGCCGGGTCTCAAATGA